A single region of the Populus nigra chromosome 2, ddPopNigr1.1, whole genome shotgun sequence genome encodes:
- the LOC133682462 gene encoding uncharacterized protein LOC133682462, giving the protein MANKKKKVGSHLSRLKQQKSQLVNDSTVLALAAPSSSYTVHATVPPNSNSNFNPPVTFPPVCPHSNPRLHSPPHEPGSPSIKHVFVEDGSDGADYEDEEVDFDSSEEDYEGASKFFTTPVLAVPPGPSAPPVVPQSALVSSELPPSPSQANPVAPAQPSGVESNPSNIEVAGKPHPPSSTNGRWRDLFSSNRNTPICSKLMHFSGYTAIPSCPFLEEDLDHSSDDWKLCVVGYVSGKFPGYRALNSIIGNVWKCSASLTLHESGWLIYRFENEEDKLAVLCGGPYLVYGRPLILRQMTEYFDYSCSVMTHVPVWVKFPNLPLKCWTPRCLSKLASVLGTPIQCDKLTSTKERLSYARVLVEVDLLEDLRSSIDVVLPNGNLLCQKVIYETLPKFCKSCQVLGHSTGACSKNQAAPRQMEKKGTEQETAPSKGSVLLSPRVAVPIDSQHNSPVVTPTGSQLNLSVEVPTDPQVSENAQEEQQRDQAPVAVVSEGWETVRRKKHGNKHHSPSPKVLPAVNIRSSTQTISTKGKAIAATVDVYVNRMQHKGLNSPLKQHEVVSLMKKNKVDVCGLLETKLSLAKVECLHKFRLKTWKFISNAGDAAYARILVFWNPDTVKVEMLHSSAQGIHVLVTSLVQQFCFTATFIYGFNTISARRTLWADLRRWSVDSPWLLLGDFNSILSQEDKHNGEPVSTYEISDFRECCSDLGIADLHATGSHFTWSNGTVWTKIDRVMVNTHWYSMQQMAHVHFDTPGAFSDHAPSTVQLGLRAPHGNRNFKFFNMWTAHPQFLDTISQYWSSDAYGTHMYILCKKLKLLKGGLRSLNRLHFSHISERVARAEKALDDTQLLLQNDMDNECDKSSRFFHSLMNQHHRRCHIPAIVRSDGMLTTSAEEMGREFVSYYKDLLGTSKHTIPLRAEVVQSGPCINVDSHAYLLAPVSSDDIKQVLFSMDDNKAPGPDGYTSAFFKKAWSIVDYRPISCCNVTYKVISKILAGRLAHVLHDIIGPSQNAFLGGRLMADNINLMQELLRSYGRKRVSPRCTIKIDFKKAFDTVQWPFLRALMHLLGFPARFVHLVMECVETASFSVCINGNLYGFFPSKCGVRQGDPLSPYLFIICMEYFSRLLKSSTQLSGFNFHPKCQALEISHLGFADDILLLCRCDMTSVNTLLQQLHIFGESSGLVINATKSSIFFAGVPEDIKQAILNLSQFTEGCFPFKYLGVPLSPHRLLASQFSPLIHRLESTIQSWLGKFLSYAGRLELIKSVLHGMVQFWISIFPIPVVVIKKITSLCRNFLWTGNMSRSKYALVSWKQVCLPKNEGGLGVHDIKARNANFFAKHLWNIHLKVDSLWIRWVDHFYISRASIWSLEAKKTDSPLWKSIFSIRDRLLNLCGGEAPVQQLLSNWQSGSCSFTANAYDFFRYKAAPVQWSNVVWEQWSLPRHSFSLWLAMLGKLRTRDRLQFLSPDPICPLCLNADESHDHLFFTCDWTSSIWRKAKLWLKIHNTMHSLSRAARVLHNNKKGLQPRMRRVSLAILVYLIWEERNRRIFNTIGKSVEAIFKKFQILFYTILYFHENTHQAYSVAF; this is encoded by the exons ATggcgaacaaaaagaagaaggttgGGTCCCATTTATCCCGTCTGAAGCAGCAAAAGTCTCAGCTTGTCAATGATTCTACTGTTCTTGCTTTAGCGGCTCCGTCTTCTTCCTATACTGTTCATGCTACAGTCCccccaaattcaaattcaaatttcaacccGCCTGTTACCTTCCCCCCTGTTTGTCCTCATTCTAATCCTCGTCTTCACTCTCCCCCACATGAACCTGGGTCCCCTAGCATCAAGCATGTGTTTGTTGAAGATGGTTCAGATGGTGCCGACTACGAAGATGAGGaagttgattttgattcttCTGAAGAGGATTATGAGGGGGCCTCCAAATTCTTCACCACACCAGTGTTGGCAGTGCCTCCTGGCCCTTCTGCCCCTCCTGTGGTCCCACAGTCTGCTCTGGTCTCCTCCGAACTGCCACCTTCTCCATCTCAGGCAAACCCTGTAGCACCTGCACAGCCTAGCGGTGTTGAGTCTAACCCATCAAATATTGAAGTAGCAGGTAAACCCCATCCTCCTTCCTCAACTAATGGTAGATGGCGTGATCTCTTTTCCTCTAACAGAAACACACCCATTTGCTCCAAACTCATGCATTTCTCTGGGTATACTGCTATTCCATCTTGTCCATTCCTAGAAGAGGACTTAGATCACTCTAGCGATGATTGGAAACTCTGTGTTGTGGGATATGTGTCTGGTAAATTCCCTGGGTACAGGGctcttaatagtattattggtaacGTCTGGAAGTGTTCAGCCTCACTCACCTTGCATGAATCGGGCTGGCTCATCTACagatttgaaaatgaagaggatAAGCTGGCTGTCTTGTGTGGCGGTCCCTATTTGGTTTATGGGCGTCCGTTAATCCTGCGCCAAATGAcagaatattttgattattcttGCTCTGTAATGACTCATGTTCCTGTTTGGGTGAAGTTTCCAAACTTGCCTCTAAAATGTTGGACGCCAAGATGCTTATCCAAGCTTGCCAGTGTTCTGGGGACGCCAATCCAATGTGATAAACTGACGTCCACAAAGGAGAGGCTGTCATATGCTCGTGTCTTGGTGGAAGTGGATTTGCTTGAGGACCTTCGGTCTTCCATTGATGTAGTGCTGCCAAATGGAAACCTTCTCTGTCAAAAGGTCATATATGAGACCTTGCCAAAATTCTGTAAAAGCTGCCAAGTGCTTGGGCATTCCACCGGAGCATGCTCAAAAAATCAGGCTGCTCCTAGACAAATGGAGAAGAAAGGAACAGAACAGGAGACTGCCCCGTCCAAAGGCAGTGTTTTACTCAGCCCCCGTGTTGCTGTTCCCATAGATTCTCAACATAACTCCCCTGTTGTTACTCCCACAGGCTCGCAGCTCAACCTCTCTGTTGAAGTTCCCACTGACCCCCAGGTTTCTGAGAATGCTCAGGAGGAGCAGCAACGTGACCAAGCCCCAGTTGCGGTAGTTTCAGAAGGCTGGGAAACTGTAAGGAGGAAGAAACATGGTAATAAGCACCACTCACCTTCACCAAAGGTTTTGCCTGCAGTGAATATTCGTTCTTCTACTCAGACTATATCCACCAAGGGGAAGGCAATTGCAGCCACAGTTGATGTCTATGTCAACAGAATGCAGCACAAAG GGCTCAACAGCCCTCTCAAACAACATGAGGTAGTAAGCctcatgaagaaaaataaggtGGATGTTTGTGGTCTTTTAGAGACCAAGTTGTCTTTGGCAAAAGTAGAGTGTTTGCATAAATTCCGGTTGAAGACATGGAAGTTTATAAGCAATGCTGGCGATGCAGCTTATGCCCGTATACTTGTGTTTTGGAATCCTGACACAGTAAAAGTTGAGATGCTTCACTCCTCTGCTCAGGGGATTCACGTTCTAGTTACAAGCTTGGTTCAGCAATTCTGTTTTACAGCCACGTTCATATATGGTTTCAACACCATTTCGGCCAGGAGGACTTTGTGGGCAGACCTTAGAAGATGGAGTGTGGACTCTCCATGGCTCCTACTTGGAGACTTTAACTCAATCCTCTCTCAGGAGGACAAGCACAATGGGGAGCCAGTATCTACCTACGAAATTTCAGACTTCAGGGAGTGCTGCTCTGATCTTGGTATTGCCGACTTGCATGCTACAGGCTCCCACTTCACATGGTCAAATGGCACGGTCTGGACAAAGATTGACAGGGTGATGGTGAACACCCACTGGTACTCTATGCAACAAATGGCTCACGTTCATTTCGACACTCCAGGGGCTTTTTCTGACCATGCTCCATCTACTGTCCAGCTGGGACTTCGGGCTCCTCACGGCAACAggaactttaaatttttcaacatgtggaCTGCTCATCCACAGTTCTTGGACACCATCTCCCAATATTGGTCTTCAGATGCTTACGGGACGCACATGTATATCCTGTGCAAAAAGCTCAAGCTTTTAAAGGGCGGCCTAAGGTCTCTCAACAGACTTCATTTTAGCCATATTTCGGAGAGGGTTGCTAGAGCTGAAAAGGCCCTGGATGACACTCAGCTTCTTCTCCAAAATGACATGGACAACG AATGTGACAAGAGCTCTAGATTCTTTCACTCTTTGATGAACCAGCATCACAGAAGATGCCACATTCCTGCCATAGTTAGAAGTGATGGTATGCTAACTACTTCGGCAGAAGAGATGGGTAGAGAGTTCGTCTCTTACTACAAAGATTTACTGGGAACATCCAAGCACACTATTCCTCTGCGAGCTGAGGTGGTACAAAGTGGACCCTGCATTAATGTTGATTCCCATGCCTATCTCCTCGCTCCTGTTTCATCTGATGACATTAAACAGGTTCTCTTCAGTATGGATGATAATAAAGCTCCAGGGCCTGACGGGTACACATCTGCATTCTTTAAAAAAGCTTGGAGCATCGTGG ATTACAGACCCATCTCTTGCTGCAATGTCACCTACAAAGTTATCTCCAAGATACTTGCAGGGAGATTGGCTCACGTTCTTCATGATATCATTGGTCCCTCTCAAAATGCTTTTCTTGGTGGGAGACTCATGGCTGACAATATAAATCTCATGCAAGAATTGCTGAGAAGTTATGGGAGGAAACGTGTGTCACCCCGCTGCACCATCAAGATTGACTTCAAGAAAGCCTTCGATACAGTACAGTGGCCCTTTCTTCGTGCTCTCATGCACCTATTGGGGTTCCCAGCTAGGTTTGTTCATCTGGTTATGGAATGTGTTGAGACTGCCTCCTTCTCTGTTTGCATAAATGGTAATCTCTATGGTTTCTTCCCTAGCAAATGTGGTGTTCGGCAAGGAGACCCATTATCTCCATATCTCTTTATTATCTGCATGGAGTACTTTTCTAGGCTTCTAAAAAGCTCCACTCAGCTTTCGGGTTTCAACTTTCACCCCAAATGCCAAGCCTTGGAAATTAGTCATCTTGGGTTCGCTGACGATATTCTCTTGCTCTGTCGTTGTGACATGACCTCTGTTAACACTCTCTTGCAGCAGCTTCATATCTTTGGAGAGTCCTCTGGCCTTGTTATTAATGCAACAAAATCCTCCATTTTCTTTGCGGGTGTACCGGAGGACATTAAGCAGGCAATTCTCAACCTCTCCCAGTTCACAGAAGGATGCTTTCCTTTCAAGTACCTCGGCGTCCCTCTCAGCCCTCACAGACTCCTAGCCAGTCAATTCTCTCCTCTTATTCACAGGCTAGAATCCACTATTCAGAGTTGGCTTGGAAAGTTTCTCTCTTATGCAGGTCGGCTGGAATTGATTAAATCGGTCCTGCATGGCATGGTGCAATTTTGGATCAGCATCTTCCCTATCCCAGTTGTTGTGATCAAAAAGATTACTAGCCTGTGCAGGAACTTCCTATGGACTGGCAATATGTCTAGAAGCAAATATGCTCTTGTATCTTGGAAGCAAGTGTGTCTGCCAAAGAATGAAGGGGGTCTTGGGGTTCATGACATCAAAGCCAGAAATGCCAACTTTTTCGCCAAGCATCTCTGGAATATTCACCTAAAGGTAGACTCTCTATGGATTCGATGGGTAGATCACTTCTACATTTCAAGAGCATCCATCTGGTCCTTGGAAGCTAAGAAAACCGATTCCCCTCTGTGGAAATCTATCTTCTCCATTCGTGACAGACTGCTTAACCTCTGTGGCGGGGAGGCTCCAGTGCAGCAGCTGCTCTCAAATTGGCAATCTGGCTCATGCTCATTTACAGCCAATGCATATGATTTTTTCAGGTACAAAGCCGCTCCAGTACAGTGGTCCAATGTAGTTTGGGAACAATGGTCTCTCCCAAGGCACAGTTTTTCCCTATGGCTGGCTATGTTGGGCAAGCTGCGAACCAGAGATCGTCTACAGTTTCTATCCCCTGATCCTATATGCCCTTTGTGCCTGAATGCTGATGAATCTCATGACCACCTCTTCTTCACTTGTGACTGGACGTCTTCTATTTGGCGAAAGGCCAAACTCTGGCTTAAGATCCATAACACTATGCATTCCCTAAGTAGAGCCGCAAGGGTTctacacaacaacaaaaaaggatTGCAGCCGAGAATGAGACGAGTATCTCTTGCTATTCTAGTGTATTTGATCTGGGAGGAAAGAAATAGGAGAATTTTCAACACCATTGGGAAATCCGTTGAAGCTATTTTCAAGAAATTCCAGATACTGTTCTATACTATATTGTATTTCCATGAAAATACTCACCAAGCCTACAGTGTTGCATTCTGA